In the Palaeococcus pacificus DY20341 genome, one interval contains:
- a CDS encoding CidB/LrgB family autolysis modulator, translated as MNSFGIFLTLAVFYLFSKFYEKRKVFYLNPVLLSIIVISLILKGFKISYDSYMESARFISFLLGPAVVSLAVPLYKQRHIVKTYAKEISVGVVFGGLLAIASAFYIAKWLGANLDVLLSIAPKSITTAIAIGVSEKIGGIPALTAVLVILTGILGNAVGVELLNLARIKDRVARGLAMGITSHGLGTARIILDDELSGAVSGLGMALNGIFTSLVLPYLIELLK; from the coding sequence ATGAACAGCTTTGGCATCTTTTTAACGCTGGCTGTGTTTTACCTTTTTTCAAAGTTCTACGAGAAGAGAAAAGTTTTTTACCTAAATCCGGTTCTCCTGTCGATAATTGTGATATCACTCATCTTGAAGGGTTTTAAAATAAGCTACGACTCTTATATGGAGAGTGCTCGCTTTATAAGCTTCCTACTCGGCCCAGCTGTTGTTAGTCTGGCTGTTCCCCTCTACAAGCAGCGGCATATCGTGAAAACATATGCAAAAGAAATCTCTGTTGGAGTCGTCTTTGGAGGACTTTTGGCTATAGCAAGCGCATTTTATATCGCCAAATGGCTTGGTGCAAATTTGGACGTTCTCTTGAGCATAGCTCCCAAGAGCATCACAACAGCGATAGCGATAGGAGTTAGTGAGAAAATAGGTGGTATTCCGGCTTTAACTGCGGTTTTGGTTATTTTGACGGGAATCCTGGGCAACGCTGTGGGAGTTGAGCTCTTAAATCTTGCAAGAATTAAAGATAGGGTCGCGAGGGGATTAGCCATGGGAATCACGTCCCATGGTCTTGGCACCGCGCGCATAATACTCGATGATGAGCTTAGCGGTGCTGTTAGCGGTCTTGGAATGGCTTTAAATGGTATCTTCACATCTCTCGTGCTTCCCTATTTAATCGAACTCCTCAAGTAG
- the tes gene encoding tetraether lipid synthase Tes has translation MEESVGETPSGEKEFAKSTKRIRELIEYPEITEEEFKELLKNAPFGYGKGLPYKTYSICPETRSIVQALVWENDGKVWITKKCPEGMLTDVYYEDVEMFERFMKWSYDFKLTTFNVENTGVNCPLDCGLCSRHRSHTNLLNIVLTNRCNLSCWYCFFYAKEGQPIYEPTLEQIRMMLRNAKKEQPVGANAVQFTGGEPTIRDDLIEIIKIAREEGYDHIQLNTDGIRLAFEPELVKRIRKAGVNTLYLSYDGMTPQTNWKNHWEIPLILENVRRADGPGVVLVPTTIRNVNDHELGAIINFGLNHLDVIRGVNFQPISMVGRVPKKERQMFRITIPGAIAKIEEQTNGAIAKEDWYPIPIAGHIAKFFEEFTDRKYYMTSHFGCGAATYVFLDEDRVIPISRFLDVEGFVEFLEEKAEELNKWKHLPKLEKLKVGAEIFLKFKSFYDEEYAPKSFDVLKIMKNAFAKGTYDALGEFHYKTLFLGMMHFQDEYNYDVQRVERCVIHYAMPDGRIVPFCAFNVIPELYRDKAQAQFSYSWDEWLKLHPNWEYKKDKYIRTKEFIEEMKGSELYRKTYLELKNYFE, from the coding sequence ATGGAGGAGAGTGTGGGTGAGACACCAAGCGGCGAGAAGGAATTCGCCAAATCAACTAAGCGTATTCGTGAACTTATAGAATATCCTGAAATAACTGAAGAAGAATTTAAAGAACTTCTCAAAAATGCTCCTTTTGGTTATGGGAAAGGATTACCTTACAAGACATATTCAATTTGCCCAGAAACGAGGAGCATAGTTCAAGCTCTTGTCTGGGAAAATGATGGTAAAGTTTGGATAACTAAAAAGTGTCCTGAAGGAATGCTCACCGATGTTTATTATGAAGATGTTGAGATGTTTGAGCGCTTTATGAAGTGGAGCTATGACTTCAAGCTCACCACGTTTAACGTTGAGAATACTGGTGTTAACTGTCCTCTCGATTGTGGTTTGTGCTCAAGACATCGCTCACATACAAACCTTTTGAACATAGTTTTGACAAATAGATGTAACTTATCGTGCTGGTATTGTTTCTTCTACGCCAAAGAAGGTCAACCAATCTACGAACCAACTTTAGAGCAGATTAGAATGATGCTCCGCAACGCCAAGAAGGAGCAGCCCGTGGGGGCCAATGCGGTGCAGTTCACGGGTGGAGAGCCAACAATAAGGGATGATCTCATTGAAATAATTAAAATTGCCAGAGAGGAGGGGTATGATCACATCCAACTAAACACGGATGGTATTAGACTTGCATTTGAGCCGGAACTCGTCAAGAGAATCAGAAAAGCTGGAGTAAACACCCTCTACCTAAGCTACGATGGGATGACTCCACAGACTAATTGGAAGAACCACTGGGAGATTCCTCTAATTTTGGAGAACGTTAGGAGAGCAGACGGCCCAGGAGTAGTTCTCGTGCCCACAACTATTAGGAACGTAAACGACCATGAGCTTGGGGCAATTATAAACTTTGGACTAAACCACCTTGATGTAATTAGGGGAGTCAACTTCCAGCCCATCTCAATGGTGGGGAGGGTTCCAAAGAAGGAGAGGCAGATGTTTAGAATAACAATCCCCGGAGCAATAGCAAAAATTGAGGAGCAAACCAATGGAGCGATAGCTAAAGAAGATTGGTATCCGATACCTATAGCCGGACACATAGCGAAATTCTTTGAGGAGTTCACCGATAGAAAATATTACATGACCTCTCACTTTGGCTGTGGTGCTGCAACCTACGTTTTCCTTGATGAGGATAGAGTAATCCCAATCTCAAGATTCCTCGACGTTGAAGGCTTCGTTGAATTCCTTGAAGAAAAGGCGGAGGAGCTCAACAAGTGGAAGCACCTGCCGAAACTTGAGAAGCTTAAGGTTGGAGCAGAGATATTCCTTAAGTTCAAGAGCTTCTACGATGAGGAATACGCTCCAAAGAGCTTTGACGTGCTCAAAATAATGAAGAACGCCTTTGCTAAGGGAACCTACGATGCATTGGGAGAATTCCATTATAAAACGCTTTTCCTTGGAATGATGCACTTCCAGGATGAGTACAACTATGATGTGCAGAGGGTAGAAAGGTGCGTAATCCACTACGCAATGCCAGATGGAAGAATCGTTCCGTTCTGTGCCTTTAATGTTATTCCAGAGCTTTATAGGGATAAGGCACAGGCCCAGTTCAGCTACTCATGGGATGAGTGGCTTAAGCTGCACCCCAATTGGGAATACAAGAAAGACAAGTACATTAGAACCAAGGAGTTCATAGAGGAGATGAAGGGAAGTGAGCTCTACAGGAAGACGTATCTTGAGCTCAAGAACTACTTCGAGTGA
- a CDS encoding CidA/LrgA family protein yields the protein MYKGLAIIFGFLFMGEAIAEIFELSVPGNVIGMMLLTLALLTNIVKLEDVEREAEFFVRNMSVMFIPPGVGIVLYWGLIKSQAIPIFGALIVSFLLTLLLTAKFVELLRGEKK from the coding sequence ATGTACAAGGGACTGGCTATAATCTTTGGATTTCTCTTCATGGGTGAGGCGATAGCGGAAATCTTTGAGCTTTCAGTGCCAGGCAACGTCATAGGCATGATGCTCCTCACTTTAGCACTTTTAACCAATATCGTTAAGCTTGAGGATGTGGAGAGGGAAGCGGAGTTCTTTGTTAGAAATATGAGTGTAATGTTCATTCCTCCAGGCGTGGGCATTGTTTTGTATTGGGGCCTAATTAAGAGCCAAGCAATTCCGATTTTTGGAGCTTTGATAGTCAGCTTCCTCTTGACTCTGCTCTTAACGGCCAAATTCGTTGAACTTCTACGGGGGGAGAAAAAATGA
- a CDS encoding winged helix-turn-helix domain-containing protein produces the protein MNRKVKTITDPKVIKLMLEDTRRHILRLLRDREMTISQLSEILKKTPQTIYHHVEKLKEAGLVEVKRTEMKGNLVEKYYGRTADAFYINLYLGDEELRYLARTRLKTKLEIFKALGFKFDENELLNIMDKITEKEHETKMKISKMIEEKEENLKEFSNEDIIAAIEWLAMAELSRNEEFLELFKKLGEILKI, from the coding sequence ATGAATAGGAAGGTCAAAACTATTACTGATCCAAAGGTAATCAAGTTAATGCTTGAAGATACGAGAAGGCATATCTTAAGACTCCTGAGAGATAGAGAGATGACTATTTCTCAGCTTTCAGAGATATTAAAGAAAACACCTCAAACGATATATCACCACGTAGAAAAGCTAAAGGAAGCGGGATTAGTCGAGGTTAAGAGAACTGAGATGAAAGGCAATCTTGTGGAGAAGTACTACGGGAGGACAGCAGATGCTTTCTATATAAACCTCTATTTAGGTGACGAAGAGCTCCGCTACTTAGCAAGAACGAGGCTAAAAACGAAGCTTGAAATCTTCAAAGCTTTGGGCTTTAAGTTCGATGAGAATGAGCTCCTCAACATAATGGACAAAATTACCGAAAAAGAGCATGAGACCAAAATGAAGATATCTAAAATGATCGAAGAAAAAGAAGAGAATCTGAAGGAATTCTCAAACGAAGATATTATTGCCGCTATAGAATGGCTTGCTATGGCAGAGCTGAGCAGGAATGAAGAGTTCTTAGAGCTCTTCAAAAAGCTGGGCGAAATACTTAAAATCTGA
- a CDS encoding ATP-dependent DNA ligase: MKYKELAELYRNLEKTSSKILKTKFVAEFLKSVEKPELLEIIPYMILGKVFPDWDERELGVGEKLLIKAVSMATGIDAKEIEESIKDTGDLGESVALALKKKKQKSFFAQPLTIERVYKTLVKVAETSGERSQDRKLKLLANLFMDASPEEGKYLARTILATMRTGVAEGLLRDAISEAFKVKVELVERAFMLTSDFGYVAKVAKLEGNEGLSKVHIQVGKPIRPMLAQQAPSVKDALLEMGGKVEFEIKYDGARVQVHKDGNEVVIYSRRLENVTKSIPEVVERVRKAIKAERAIIEGELVAIGEEGRPKPFQFVLRRFRRKYNIEEMIEKIPLELNLFDALYIDGEGLIDLPLKERRTRLESIVEESESIKLAQKLVTQNVEEAERFYNEALKMGHEGLMAKRLDSVYEPGNRGKKWLKIKPTMENLDLVIIGAEWGEGRRAHVFASYLLGAYDPERGDFVPVGKVGSGFTDEDLLEFTKMLKPLIIKEEGKEVVIEPKVVVEIAYQEIQKSPKYESGFALRFPRYVSLREDKSPEEADTIEKVAQLYELQERMRGK, from the coding sequence ATGAAGTATAAAGAACTCGCTGAGCTTTATAGAAACTTAGAAAAAACCTCATCAAAGATACTAAAGACAAAGTTTGTAGCAGAGTTTTTAAAGAGCGTTGAAAAGCCCGAGCTCTTGGAGATAATCCCATATATGATTCTTGGAAAAGTCTTTCCCGACTGGGATGAACGCGAGCTTGGAGTCGGTGAAAAGCTCTTAATTAAAGCAGTTTCGATGGCTACAGGCATTGATGCCAAAGAGATTGAGGAATCAATTAAGGATACGGGCGATTTAGGAGAGAGTGTTGCTCTAGCCCTGAAGAAAAAGAAGCAGAAAAGCTTCTTTGCTCAGCCCTTAACCATAGAGCGCGTTTATAAAACGCTCGTTAAAGTTGCGGAAACGAGCGGAGAGAGAAGCCAAGATAGAAAGCTCAAGCTTTTAGCCAATCTCTTTATGGACGCTTCTCCCGAAGAAGGAAAGTATTTGGCGAGAACTATTCTAGCGACTATGAGAACGGGAGTTGCTGAAGGCCTTTTGAGAGATGCAATAAGCGAGGCCTTCAAAGTTAAAGTTGAGCTGGTCGAGAGAGCTTTCATGCTCACAAGCGACTTTGGATACGTGGCTAAGGTGGCAAAACTTGAAGGAAACGAAGGCCTCTCCAAAGTGCACATTCAAGTTGGAAAGCCAATACGACCAATGCTGGCTCAGCAGGCACCAAGCGTGAAAGATGCTCTACTCGAAATGGGCGGCAAAGTCGAGTTCGAGATAAAGTACGATGGGGCGAGGGTGCAGGTGCATAAAGACGGCAATGAAGTGGTGATATACTCAAGGAGACTGGAGAACGTTACCAAATCAATTCCCGAAGTTGTGGAGAGAGTTAGAAAGGCCATAAAGGCCGAGAGGGCAATAATTGAAGGCGAGCTTGTTGCTATAGGTGAGGAAGGAAGACCCAAACCGTTCCAATTCGTCTTAAGGCGTTTCAGGCGCAAATATAATATAGAGGAGATGATTGAAAAGATTCCTCTCGAGCTGAACCTCTTTGATGCCCTCTACATTGATGGGGAAGGATTGATAGATTTGCCTCTAAAGGAGCGTAGAACAAGGCTTGAGAGTATTGTAGAGGAGAGCGAAAGCATAAAGCTTGCTCAAAAGCTCGTAACACAAAATGTCGAAGAAGCTGAGCGCTTCTATAATGAGGCTCTAAAGATGGGGCATGAGGGCTTAATGGCCAAAAGGCTTGACTCAGTTTATGAGCCAGGAAACAGAGGTAAGAAGTGGCTTAAGATTAAACCGACGATGGAAAACCTTGATTTAGTAATTATCGGAGCAGAATGGGGCGAAGGAAGAAGGGCGCATGTGTTTGCATCCTATCTCCTTGGAGCCTACGACCCAGAGCGCGGAGACTTCGTCCCTGTCGGCAAGGTAGGGAGTGGCTTCACAGACGAAGACTTGTTGGAGTTCACGAAAATGCTTAAGCCCCTCATAATAAAAGAAGAAGGCAAAGAAGTTGTGATAGAGCCTAAAGTGGTCGTGGAGATAGCATATCAGGAGATTCAGAAGAGTCCGAAGTATGAGAGCGGCTTTGCATTGAGATTCCCGCGCTACGTAAGCCTCAGAGAAGACAAAAGCCCTGAGGAAGCCGATACCATAGAGAAAGTGGCACAGCTCTATGAACTCCAGGAGAGAATGAGGGGGAAATAA
- a CDS encoding DUF211 domain-containing protein, with protein MARGIRLLVLDVLKPHQPMVTELALGLSELRGVDGVNITLVEIDKETENIKITIVGDNLDYDEIVRTIEEFGGVVHSIDMVAAGKRIIEESETPQDKLEEF; from the coding sequence ATGGCAAGAGGAATTAGGTTATTGGTATTAGACGTTTTAAAGCCTCATCAGCCAATGGTTACAGAGCTGGCATTAGGACTGAGCGAGCTCAGAGGAGTGGATGGTGTCAACATAACGCTCGTAGAAATTGACAAAGAAACAGAGAACATCAAAATAACAATAGTTGGGGATAACTTGGACTACGATGAGATAGTCAGGACGATTGAAGAATTCGGTGGGGTTGTGCACAGCATAGACATGGTAGCTGCAGGGAAGAGGATAATTGAGGAGAGCGAGACTCCTCAGGATAAGCTCGAAGAATTTTGA
- a CDS encoding Na+/H+ antiporter NhaC family protein — translation MGDFGVLSLLPPLVAIILAIWTKRVILALFAGVWIGGVMASGWNPLGGTTQSLEWIVANATDDWNARILLFDFLIGAGVGLIYKSGGAMAIGKALTKRVKTSRAASLMGWLLGVLVFFDDYTNTIIVGNTMRPITDRTRVSREMLAYIDDSTAAPVAGLALVSTWIGYEIGLIGDSFKDLGVNYGAYAAWMSSVPYRFYSILAIILVFIIAYTQRHYGAMLHAEYRTRTEGKVLRDGAKPMMTTEIDLGAPKEGGTVHFFIWPILALVFITLYGMWYTGGGGETYAAAGSFKDGIMEVLSNSDPATALLWGSFTMVVLAFALVVGTRHMTIEEAETAIVQGMKQMIIANTILVLAWSIKSAADAVGTAPYVVDLAKSAGITGGLVPLIVFLIAMFISFTTGTSWGTFSIMMPIAIPLAYGVTGRVGPEVFAAIGAVFAGGIFGDHCSPISDTTIMSSMFSGSDHIDHVTTQVPYAVTASSVGLILYILFAIGIKSWVVLLPLGIVLLVGAWYFLSEWYGKKYGIPHGKVPTYVVEE, via the coding sequence ATGGGTGATTTTGGTGTGCTCTCGTTGCTGCCGCCATTGGTAGCCATTATATTAGCTATCTGGACAAAGAGGGTTATACTAGCGCTATTTGCAGGTGTTTGGATTGGAGGAGTAATGGCTTCAGGATGGAACCCATTAGGCGGAACCACTCAGAGCTTGGAGTGGATTGTGGCTAATGCCACCGACGACTGGAACGCGAGAATTTTATTATTTGACTTCCTCATTGGAGCTGGTGTTGGACTTATCTACAAGTCCGGCGGTGCAATGGCAATTGGTAAAGCTCTAACAAAGAGGGTAAAAACCAGCAGGGCCGCTTCACTCATGGGCTGGCTCTTGGGTGTTTTGGTGTTCTTCGATGACTACACAAACACAATCATCGTTGGTAACACAATGAGGCCCATAACAGACAGAACAAGAGTTTCAAGAGAAATGCTCGCTTACATAGACGACTCCACAGCCGCTCCAGTAGCAGGTTTGGCCTTAGTCTCAACGTGGATAGGCTATGAGATTGGCCTTATTGGTGATTCATTCAAAGACTTGGGCGTTAACTATGGTGCGTATGCTGCATGGATGTCAAGCGTCCCCTACAGGTTCTACTCAATACTCGCGATAATTCTCGTGTTTATTATCGCTTACACCCAAAGGCACTATGGAGCCATGCTCCACGCCGAGTACAGAACGAGAACAGAAGGAAAAGTCCTCCGCGACGGTGCTAAGCCAATGATGACCACAGAGATTGACTTGGGAGCTCCAAAGGAAGGAGGAACCGTCCACTTCTTCATATGGCCAATCCTAGCCCTCGTGTTCATTACACTCTATGGAATGTGGTACACGGGTGGCGGTGGAGAAACATATGCCGCTGCAGGGAGCTTCAAAGATGGAATAATGGAAGTCCTCTCAAACTCTGATCCTGCCACAGCTTTGCTCTGGGGTTCATTCACCATGGTAGTCTTAGCGTTTGCCCTTGTCGTTGGAACAAGACACATGACAATTGAAGAAGCCGAAACAGCCATAGTTCAAGGTATGAAGCAGATGATTATCGCCAACACAATCTTAGTATTGGCATGGAGCATTAAGAGCGCCGCTGATGCTGTTGGAACCGCTCCATACGTAGTTGACTTAGCCAAGAGTGCTGGAATTACAGGAGGGCTTGTTCCACTAATCGTATTCCTCATCGCAATGTTCATCTCATTCACAACAGGAACTTCATGGGGTACATTCTCAATCATGATGCCAATAGCTATCCCATTAGCCTATGGAGTCACCGGAAGGGTCGGTCCAGAGGTCTTCGCAGCTATAGGTGCAGTCTTTGCTGGAGGTATCTTCGGAGACCACTGCTCACCAATAAGCGATACCACAATTATGAGTTCAATGTTCTCTGGAAGCGACCACATAGACCACGTCACAACGCAGGTGCCCTACGCAGTAACTGCTTCCTCAGTCGGCTTGATACTCTACATCCTCTTCGCAATAGGCATTAAAAGCTGGGTTGTACTCCTTCCACTCGGTATTGTACTCCTAGTAGGCGCTTGGTACTTCCTAAGCGAGTGGTACGGGAAGAAATACGGCATTCCACATGGAAAAGTGCCCACCTATGTAGTTGAGGAGTGA
- the udg gene encoding type-4 uracil-DNA glycosylase yields the protein MAKEEQLRKLEEKIRTCKKCPLGELRTNAVPGAGSYKTKVMFVGEAPGYWEDQKGLPFVGRAGKVLDELLESIGLRRDEVYITNIVKCRPPNNRDPTDDEIKACSPYLDIQVDIIRPKVIVPLGRHSMSYILKKFGFTPEPISKIHGKTFEARTLFGKIVIMPMYHPAVALYRPVLKEELKKDFQKMKEIINNVV from the coding sequence GTGGCAAAGGAAGAACAACTAAGAAAGCTTGAAGAAAAAATAAGGACATGCAAAAAGTGCCCTCTTGGTGAACTTAGAACGAATGCAGTTCCAGGAGCGGGGAGCTACAAAACCAAAGTGATGTTTGTTGGAGAAGCTCCAGGTTACTGGGAAGATCAAAAGGGCCTGCCTTTCGTTGGAAGAGCAGGAAAAGTGCTGGACGAACTTTTAGAGAGCATTGGCTTAAGAAGAGATGAGGTATATATAACGAACATAGTTAAGTGTAGGCCCCCAAACAACAGAGATCCAACTGATGATGAAATTAAAGCCTGCTCTCCTTACTTGGACATTCAAGTAGACATTATAAGACCCAAAGTTATAGTGCCTTTGGGAAGACACTCAATGAGCTACATCCTAAAGAAATTTGGATTTACTCCAGAGCCTATAAGCAAGATACACGGAAAAACATTTGAAGCTAGAACTCTCTTTGGCAAGATTGTCATAATGCCAATGTACCATCCAGCGGTAGCATTGTACCGACCGGTGCTAAAAGAAGAGCTCAAAAAAGATTTTCAGAAAATGAAGGAGATTATAAATAACGTTGTGTAA
- a CDS encoding Tfx family DNA-binding protein, which yields MKSFLTEQQIRILRLRAKGLKQSEIAELLGTTRANVSILEHRALEKIEKAKNTLLLWEQINSKISVDIKKGEDIFDIPQKLFKKADDMKVHVPYSTAEIIAFLVEHAPIDDRIAKRDFTLFLDNQDKLKVSEWLLEEFD from the coding sequence ATGAAGAGCTTCTTAACTGAACAGCAGATTAGAATTTTGCGCTTGAGGGCAAAAGGGTTGAAGCAGAGTGAGATAGCCGAGCTCTTAGGCACTACTAGGGCAAATGTAAGCATATTAGAACACAGAGCCCTCGAAAAAATTGAAAAAGCCAAAAATACGCTTCTCCTTTGGGAGCAGATAAACTCCAAAATAAGCGTTGACATAAAGAAGGGCGAGGACATATTTGACATCCCTCAAAAGCTCTTCAAAAAAGCCGATGATATGAAAGTCCACGTGCCCTACAGCACTGCAGAGATAATAGCTTTTCTGGTCGAGCACGCCCCCATAGATGATAGAATAGCAAAGAGAGATTTCACACTTTTCCTCGACAACCAAGACAAGCTCAAGGTGAGTGAGTGGCTACTTGAGGAGTTCGATTAA
- a CDS encoding eL43 family ribosomal protein, with protein sequence MKLVPSVAYLRVYKQAFVGYSMALAGWIGEYLVNQSSLPKPIFFSRALRKLNFKFMGEEREEDEIIQFFANKKVGVTVSHEPFNDTLFLQIYPLKRRISSAMTVRAQYIEFYDQFVVSIEPAQRLPRGVRSLGINPLILEEDYPLSMPYWGMVHEDWENDLKLLVMLNEIFDELNDKEYRCPVCFSPLRRESYSLKCDTCGFTFVGEEDFAEVIEQTGEEEFAF encoded by the coding sequence ATGAAATTAGTGCCCAGTGTAGCTTATCTCCGCGTTTACAAGCAGGCCTTTGTAGGCTACTCAATGGCATTGGCTGGATGGATAGGAGAGTACTTGGTTAATCAAAGCTCTCTCCCAAAACCCATATTTTTCTCACGCGCTTTGAGGAAGCTTAATTTTAAGTTTATGGGCGAAGAGAGGGAAGAAGATGAGATAATCCAGTTCTTTGCGAACAAAAAAGTCGGTGTAACAGTTTCCCATGAGCCTTTTAATGACACACTTTTCCTTCAAATTTACCCATTAAAAAGGAGAATCTCCTCAGCTATGACAGTTAGAGCTCAATACATAGAGTTCTACGACCAGTTTGTAGTTTCCATAGAACCTGCCCAAAGACTCCCTAGGGGAGTTAGAAGCCTCGGCATAAATCCACTCATTTTGGAGGAGGACTATCCTCTAAGCATGCCCTATTGGGGCATGGTTCACGAGGATTGGGAGAATGATTTGAAGCTCTTGGTTATGCTCAACGAGATTTTTGATGAGCTCAATGATAAGGAATACCGCTGTCCGGTCTGCTTCTCTCCACTTAGAAGAGAAAGCTATTCTCTAAAATGTGACACTTGTGGGTTCACGTTCGTTGGAGAAGAGGACTTTGCTGAGGTTATTGAGCAAACGGGAGAAGAGGAATTTGCATTTTAG
- a CDS encoding pantoate kinase — MIRTFIPAHITAFFVPKFNENPLLAGSLGAGVNLNKGVNLFLNLEGGVERHIHVAFDGKPVGKESAKISYSVADEIIPKENIGEVEIWQYFDFPNGYGFGNSAGGALGTALALAYVFKNKTFLQASQIAHKYEVLNKGGLGDVIAQVHGGIEIRVKAGAPGIGVVDNIFFEDYKILAVPLGRLSTRNVLDSDVVKIIEVEGQKALRELLKEPKVENLMRLSRSFAENTGLLSGELLEIAKELDKVLKLPSSMVMLGKSLFAFLKDGEISNVQEVLKDLSIERYEICDVWRGRPKVERWIGE; from the coding sequence ATGATTAGAACATTTATTCCAGCTCACATAACAGCTTTCTTCGTTCCAAAGTTTAATGAAAATCCTCTATTAGCCGGTTCTTTAGGAGCAGGCGTTAATTTGAATAAAGGCGTGAACCTTTTTCTAAACTTGGAAGGTGGAGTAGAGAGGCACATTCATGTAGCATTCGACGGCAAGCCCGTGGGAAAGGAGAGTGCTAAAATAAGCTATTCCGTTGCAGATGAGATAATCCCAAAAGAAAACATTGGTGAAGTGGAGATTTGGCAGTACTTCGATTTTCCTAACGGATACGGCTTTGGGAATAGTGCCGGGGGAGCGTTAGGAACAGCCTTAGCCCTAGCCTATGTTTTTAAGAACAAAACTTTCCTCCAAGCAAGCCAAATAGCACACAAATACGAGGTTTTAAACAAAGGAGGCCTTGGCGATGTCATAGCTCAAGTACATGGGGGAATTGAGATAAGAGTTAAAGCTGGAGCCCCGGGTATTGGGGTTGTTGACAATATCTTCTTTGAGGATTACAAAATCTTAGCTGTCCCTCTTGGGCGCTTATCAACAAGGAATGTTTTGGATAGCGATGTAGTGAAAATTATAGAAGTGGAAGGGCAAAAGGCCTTAAGAGAGCTTTTAAAAGAGCCAAAAGTAGAGAATTTAATGCGCTTGTCGAGGAGCTTTGCCGAAAATACTGGGCTTTTAAGCGGTGAGCTCTTGGAGATAGCCAAAGAACTCGATAAAGTGCTAAAGCTTCCAAGTTCAATGGTTATGCTAGGAAAGAGCTTGTTTGCATTTTTGAAAGATGGGGAGATATCGAACGTGCAGGAGGTTCTTAAGGATCTTTCGATTGAAAGGTACGAGATATGTGATGTTTGGAGGGGAAGGCCAAAGGTGGAACGGTGGATAGGAGAATAA
- a CDS encoding DUF3213 domain-containing protein, with amino-acid sequence MKELVKIELNLNSIPPEKAQTLQYELSKNLATYRVSINPYAKSAVIVFDEKKLSKEELLKLFEPYGANMIGMERLTLEELIENSMSWKNVNP; translated from the coding sequence ATGAAAGAGTTAGTTAAAATAGAACTCAATCTTAATAGTATCCCTCCAGAGAAGGCGCAAACTCTGCAGTATGAGCTCTCAAAGAACCTCGCCACATACAGGGTGTCCATAAACCCATATGCCAAAAGCGCTGTTATAGTATTTGATGAGAAAAAACTCTCAAAGGAGGAGCTTTTAAAGCTCTTCGAGCCTTATGGAGCGAATATGATAGGTATGGAGCGCTTAACTCTTGAAGAGCTCATAGAAAACAGCATGAGCTGGAAGAACGTGAATCCCTGA